One stretch of Halobacillus litoralis DNA includes these proteins:
- a CDS encoding cryptochrome/photolyase family protein — translation MSRFLRTGAISIRTIYHKIEEDVDFRKNTSGVDTYISELAWRDFYNMIYHYYPDANSKEMVEKYRGIPWNNDDELLEKWKQGQTGFPLIDAAMRQLNEIGWMHNRLRMAVASFLTKDLLMDWREGEQYFSERLVDYDPASNIGGWQWAASTGTDPVPYFRVFNPTRQSERFDPHGRFIKEWLPELENVKKKHIHQPANMTKEEQKEAGCIIGEDYPAPIVDHKTRRERAIELFKDKT, via the coding sequence ATGTCTCGTTTTCTTCGTACCGGGGCGATATCCATCAGAACCATCTACCATAAAATCGAAGAGGATGTAGATTTCAGAAAAAACACATCCGGAGTCGATACGTACATTTCTGAACTTGCCTGGCGGGATTTTTATAACATGATCTACCATTACTATCCTGATGCTAATTCTAAAGAAATGGTGGAAAAATACAGAGGGATACCGTGGAATAATGATGATGAACTGCTTGAAAAATGGAAACAAGGTCAGACAGGATTTCCGCTTATTGATGCAGCGATGCGTCAATTAAATGAAATAGGTTGGATGCATAACCGTTTGCGAATGGCTGTCGCTTCATTTTTGACGAAAGACCTTCTTATGGATTGGCGTGAAGGGGAGCAATACTTTTCAGAGAGGCTGGTGGATTACGATCCTGCTTCGAATATAGGGGGGTGGCAATGGGCTGCCTCTACAGGCACGGATCCTGTACCGTACTTTCGTGTTTTCAATCCGACACGGCAATCCGAGCGATTCGATCCCCATGGCCGATTCATAAAAGAGTGGCTGCCTGAACTTGAAAACGTGAAAAAGAAACATATCCATCAACCAGCTAACATGACAAAAGAAGAGCAGAAGGAAGCGGGATGTATCATAGGGGAAGACTATCCAGCACCGATCGTCGACCATAAAACGAGGAGAGAACGAGCGATAGAATTGTTCAAAGATAAAACATAG
- a CDS encoding aminopeptidase — MSKHQKQLEKYADLALKKGVNLQRGQGLIINAPIEAAELVRTISAKAYGRGAKNVHLEWNDEVLSFMKMKNAPMEVLENFPKWKAEGLEEMVKDGYALLSIYGPNPDLFKGIDSERIAKANKASGEALTKYRDYIMNDKTTWSIIAYPQEAWAQKVFPDDSPEKAQDKLWEQIFHITRIDQEDPIQAWEEHNEKLRQAREYLNQKQYKKLHYKGPGTELSIELVQNHIWHGGSTTSEKGTEFNPNIPTEEVFTMPHKTGVQGKVTSTKPLNYGGNLIENFTLTFENGKVVDYQAESGEETLKHLLESDDGAKRLGEVALVPNESPISKSGHIFYNTLYDENASCHLALGKAYPTNIRGGSSFNKEQMDSHGVNDSLIHEDFMMGSKELDIDGETKEGEFEAIFRKGSWAIEFE, encoded by the coding sequence TTGAGTAAACATCAGAAACAATTAGAAAAGTATGCAGATCTTGCTTTGAAAAAAGGTGTGAACCTACAAAGAGGACAAGGATTGATCATCAATGCTCCAATCGAAGCTGCTGAGCTCGTCCGCACGATCTCAGCGAAAGCTTATGGCAGAGGTGCAAAGAATGTTCATTTGGAATGGAATGATGAAGTTCTCAGTTTTATGAAAATGAAGAATGCTCCTATGGAAGTGCTTGAGAATTTCCCTAAATGGAAAGCGGAAGGCTTGGAAGAGATGGTCAAGGACGGCTATGCGCTTTTATCCATTTACGGACCGAATCCTGATTTATTCAAGGGCATCGATTCGGAGCGGATTGCTAAGGCAAATAAAGCTAGTGGAGAAGCTCTCACGAAGTATAGAGACTATATTATGAACGATAAAACCACATGGTCGATCATTGCCTATCCCCAGGAAGCCTGGGCTCAAAAGGTATTCCCGGATGATTCGCCTGAAAAAGCGCAGGACAAGTTGTGGGAACAAATCTTCCACATTACACGGATTGATCAGGAAGATCCGATTCAAGCATGGGAAGAGCATAACGAGAAGCTTCGTCAGGCTCGCGAATACTTGAATCAGAAGCAATACAAGAAGCTTCACTATAAGGGACCAGGCACGGAGTTGTCGATTGAGCTCGTTCAGAACCACATTTGGCATGGCGGTTCGACAACTTCAGAAAAAGGCACGGAATTCAACCCGAACATCCCGACAGAAGAAGTGTTCACCATGCCTCATAAAACAGGCGTTCAAGGAAAGGTCACAAGTACGAAGCCTCTCAATTATGGAGGGAATCTGATTGAGAACTTTACGCTGACGTTCGAGAATGGAAAAGTTGTCGACTATCAAGCGGAATCTGGAGAAGAGACATTAAAACATCTCCTTGAAAGTGATGATGGAGCGAAACGTCTTGGAGAGGTTGCCCTTGTTCCTAATGAATCTCCAATTTCTAAATCAGGTCACATTTTCTACAACACCCTTTATGATGAAAATGCTTCCTGTCATCTGGCTTTAGGAAAAGCTTACCCGACCAATATCCGCGGAGGATCATCCTTCAATAAAGAACAAATGGATTCTCATGGGGTCAATGACAGCTTGATCCATGAAGATTTTATGATGGGTTCTAAGGAGTTGGACATTGACGGTGAAACCAAAGAAGGTGAATTCGAAGCGATTTTCCGTAAAGGATCATGGGCCATCGAATTCGAATGA
- a CDS encoding acyltransferase family protein has translation MKRDAFFDNAKLVLIFLVVFGHIIQPFTDGSRPMYTLYTWIYTFHMPAFIFLAGFFAKGSGEKDYILQLAKKLILPYLIFQLVYTGYYFFIGKGATLSGIFYPHWSLWFLFSLFCWHILLYWFKKIPPFLGVAIAVQIGVLVGYFSDIGHHFSLSRTFVFFPFFLVGYWMTKEHVHKWRTRRVKEASLVVMAIVASVIALFPEFSSGWLLGSKSYEVLGSPEMGGVFRLGVYVLAAVMTISVFAWVPNTQYRLTYLGGRTLYVYLLHGFFIQFFRQADWFKVDHVFDVLGLAIVAAAIVYILSSRIIRTLTQPFIEGRIQLLKKWWHKVNHKDSSFQS, from the coding sequence ATGAAACGTGATGCCTTTTTTGATAATGCCAAACTCGTTTTAATTTTTCTCGTCGTCTTTGGTCACATCATTCAACCGTTTACAGACGGATCGAGACCAATGTACACATTATATACATGGATTTATACGTTCCACATGCCTGCATTCATTTTTCTTGCTGGGTTCTTTGCCAAAGGATCCGGGGAAAAAGACTACATTTTACAATTAGCAAAAAAATTAATCTTGCCTTATCTCATTTTTCAACTTGTTTATACAGGGTACTATTTCTTTATTGGAAAAGGAGCCACGTTAAGTGGGATTTTCTATCCTCACTGGTCTCTATGGTTCCTGTTCAGTTTGTTCTGCTGGCACATCCTGCTTTATTGGTTCAAAAAGATTCCTCCATTTCTAGGAGTGGCGATTGCTGTGCAAATCGGAGTGCTCGTTGGGTACTTCAGTGACATTGGGCATCATTTCAGCCTGTCCCGGACATTCGTTTTCTTCCCTTTCTTCCTTGTAGGGTATTGGATGACGAAAGAACATGTCCACAAATGGAGAACTCGCCGCGTAAAAGAAGCAAGCCTTGTCGTGATGGCCATTGTTGCTTCCGTCATCGCACTATTTCCGGAATTCAGCTCAGGCTGGCTGCTCGGCTCTAAATCGTATGAAGTGCTGGGAAGCCCCGAAATGGGAGGCGTGTTCCGCTTAGGTGTCTATGTTCTTGCTGCCGTTATGACCATCAGTGTCTTTGCGTGGGTTCCGAATACGCAATATCGGCTGACTTACCTGGGTGGAAGGACGTTATACGTTTACCTGCTGCACGGGTTCTTCATTCAATTTTTCCGTCAAGCCGATTGGTTCAAAGTTGATCATGTATTTGACGTCTTAGGTCTTGCTATCGTAGCTGCAGCGATTGTGTATATTTTATCGAGCAGAATTATCCGCACCCTGACTCAGCCATTTATAGAAGGACGCATACAACTCTTGAAAAAATGGTGGCACAAGGTCAATCATAAAGATTCTTCCTTTCAGTCCTAA
- a CDS encoding GNAT family N-acetyltransferase: protein MKIVPMENCSFKDALTCLNEGFQDYQVNMQFDLDGLIQMMSSKRLSPAFSFLAYDGEKPVGIVLNGVQEVDGIKTAYNGGTAVHPSYRKRGVGRLLVHSSLSMYKKENASVATLEAISDNQSAIALYEGYGYQVVDHLHIMRSTLGGKTGESLSRLESVDERKWKEQISKEKYPWQNQPFSLQKGEFFNVTDGEATLGGLLLTRNDKGHITLFQLQSKNKGKECLKTLRSSYPNAIITAFNIPEGSSAYKALKEEGFETQLQQVWMKKVL, encoded by the coding sequence ATGAAAATTGTGCCCATGGAGAACTGTTCGTTCAAGGATGCCTTAACATGCTTAAACGAAGGTTTTCAAGATTATCAAGTCAACATGCAGTTTGATTTGGATGGTTTGATTCAAATGATGAGTTCAAAACGGTTATCTCCTGCTTTTTCATTTCTCGCTTATGATGGGGAGAAGCCTGTGGGAATCGTTTTAAATGGTGTTCAAGAAGTAGACGGTATAAAAACAGCCTATAACGGAGGGACGGCTGTACACCCTTCGTATCGTAAAAGAGGAGTGGGACGCTTACTGGTTCACTCCTCTTTATCTATGTATAAAAAGGAAAACGCATCTGTAGCTACATTAGAAGCGATATCAGATAACCAATCTGCCATCGCATTATACGAAGGGTATGGATATCAGGTTGTTGATCATTTACATATCATGAGATCCACACTTGGAGGGAAGACTGGAGAATCCCTGAGCCGTTTAGAATCCGTGGATGAACGCAAATGGAAAGAGCAAATATCCAAAGAGAAATATCCATGGCAGAACCAACCCTTCTCCTTACAAAAGGGGGAGTTTTTCAATGTCACGGATGGTGAAGCGACCTTGGGAGGATTGCTTTTGACTCGGAATGATAAAGGACACATCACATTATTTCAGCTACAGTCTAAGAACAAGGGGAAAGAATGTCTGAAAACCCTTCGTTCAAGTTATCCAAATGCCATCATTACTGCTTTCAATATACCTGAAGGAAGCTCTGCCTATAAAGCATTGAAGGAAGAAGGGTTCGAAACACAATTGCAGCAGGTTTGGATGAAAAAAGTATTGTGA
- a CDS encoding type 1 glutamine amidotransferase domain-containing protein, producing the protein MDQKILMIVTNADQLDGKHETGLWLQEFVEPATEFQEAGYEVTAASPKGGRPPIDPNSYSNKLPKVWDGVMEPINKTVPLAEVDPTEFAGIFLCGGHGTMIDFPENDELEELLRHFLTENKVIGAVCHGPAGFVGVEDHNGQPLVEGKKITGFTNEEEKDTGLDSVVSFMLEDRLKEAGAEFDSGEAYSDHVVSDDPFVTGQNPQSSLSTAQKMLELLKNR; encoded by the coding sequence ATGGATCAAAAGATATTAATGATTGTGACGAATGCGGACCAATTGGACGGAAAACATGAAACAGGATTGTGGCTTCAGGAATTTGTCGAGCCTGCAACAGAATTTCAGGAAGCGGGTTATGAAGTCACAGCAGCTAGCCCTAAAGGGGGGCGTCCTCCCATCGATCCGAACAGCTACAGCAATAAACTGCCAAAGGTTTGGGATGGCGTCATGGAACCAATCAATAAAACAGTTCCTCTAGCAGAAGTAGACCCAACTGAATTTGCAGGAATTTTTCTTTGCGGAGGACACGGGACGATGATCGACTTCCCGGAAAATGATGAGCTTGAAGAATTGCTTCGACACTTTTTAACAGAGAATAAAGTCATTGGTGCTGTATGTCACGGACCTGCTGGCTTTGTAGGCGTTGAAGACCATAATGGCCAGCCACTTGTTGAAGGGAAAAAGATCACCGGCTTTACGAATGAGGAAGAAAAAGATACCGGGCTCGATTCTGTTGTTTCCTTTATGCTGGAAGATCGTTTGAAGGAAGCTGGGGCGGAGTTTGATTCTGGTGAAGCCTACTCTGATCACGTCGTCAGTGACGATCCCTTCGTCACCGGACAGAACCCACAGTCCAGTCTCTCAACCGCACAAAAAATGCTCGAACTCCTAAAAAACCGCTAA
- a CDS encoding YjiH family protein, producing MRAKDFNASSHLKFIIPSLIGIFLFMFPIFGDDGAVTIPIAILAGWVETWLADYLSLIMTIIITITAIGTVIAKAAGKEALSGSPFFQSLFNVPPVWMVTRLLGMIFAIMVYFQIGPEAITSPNTGGLLLDSLLHVLFAVFLFAGLFLPLLLNYGLLEMFGVVLTKIMRPLFRLPGRSSIDSLASWLGDGTIGVLLTSKQYEEGYYTKREAAVIGTTFSVVSITFSLVVIQEVGLGDMFGQFYLTVAIAGFIAALIMPRIPPLSRKADTYVTEEPSDQKEEVPENHNLITYGYTKAVERGSKASGIGNFLKQGTQNILDMWMGVAPIVMALGTIALVIAEFTPFFTWIGMPFIPLLELMQVPYAQEASETILVGFADMFLPAIIGSSIESEMTRFIIASLSVTQLIYMSEVGGLLLGSKVPVNIKDLFIIFLLRTIITLPIITLIAHLLF from the coding sequence ATGAGAGCGAAAGACTTCAATGCATCATCACACTTAAAGTTCATAATTCCATCCTTGATCGGAATTTTCCTATTTATGTTTCCGATCTTCGGGGATGACGGGGCCGTAACCATTCCAATCGCTATTCTTGCAGGTTGGGTGGAAACATGGCTTGCCGATTATTTATCCTTGATCATGACGATCATTATTACCATTACAGCCATTGGAACGGTTATAGCAAAGGCAGCTGGCAAAGAAGCTCTGAGTGGATCACCATTTTTCCAATCTCTATTTAATGTGCCACCAGTATGGATGGTTACTCGCCTTTTAGGTATGATTTTTGCCATCATGGTTTACTTCCAAATCGGACCTGAAGCGATCACAAGTCCAAATACAGGCGGCTTGCTTCTTGATTCCCTACTGCACGTTCTCTTTGCCGTTTTTCTATTTGCAGGACTGTTTTTACCGCTGCTTCTGAACTACGGACTGCTTGAAATGTTCGGGGTCGTCTTAACAAAAATCATGCGTCCCCTTTTCCGATTACCGGGACGTTCTTCCATCGATTCCTTAGCCTCCTGGTTAGGAGATGGAACCATCGGTGTCCTTCTTACAAGTAAACAGTACGAAGAAGGTTATTATACGAAGCGGGAAGCGGCTGTCATCGGGACAACCTTCTCCGTCGTATCCATCACCTTCAGCCTTGTCGTCATTCAAGAGGTCGGTCTTGGCGATATGTTCGGTCAGTTTTACTTAACTGTAGCGATCGCAGGTTTCATCGCCGCTTTGATCATGCCGAGAATTCCACCTCTTTCTAGAAAAGCAGATACGTATGTAACCGAAGAACCAAGCGATCAAAAAGAAGAAGTGCCAGAAAATCACAACTTGATCACCTATGGCTATACTAAAGCTGTAGAACGTGGCAGCAAGGCAAGTGGAATCGGGAACTTCCTGAAACAAGGAACCCAGAATATCCTGGATATGTGGATGGGTGTAGCACCGATTGTTATGGCGCTGGGTACCATCGCGCTCGTCATTGCTGAATTCACTCCATTTTTCACATGGATCGGAATGCCGTTCATTCCACTTCTTGAACTGATGCAGGTTCCTTATGCACAGGAAGCATCCGAAACCATCCTTGTTGGTTTCGCCGACATGTTCCTTCCTGCGATCATCGGCTCTTCTATCGAAAGTGAAATGACCCGTTTCATCATTGCATCTCTATCTGTGACGCAGTTAATTTATATGTCTGAAGTTGGTGGGCTATTGCTGGGCTCTAAAGTTCCGGTCAATATTAAGGACCTATTCATCATCTTCCTTCTAAGAACAATCATTACACTGCCGATTATCACTCTAATCGCACATCTATTGTTCTAA
- a CDS encoding YbgA family protein, with product MRQFPTPKVVVSRCLEFAEVRYNGAVIPDKAVQRMQSHVEFIPVCPEVEIGLGVPREVIRIVDGEEEQLVQPKTGENLTDAMREFSEGFLDHLDDVDGFLLKNRSPTCGMHDVKVYHSEGNSQVVGKTSGFFAKEILDRHGGLAIEEEGRLKNFTLRHHFLTKLFTLADFREVKKEQGMKGLQQFHARNKYLFMAYHPGTLKKMGQTVANHDHLDFEQVIESYEPLLHELMESPAKPSAHVNVCQHIAGYFKKDLSKEEKESFQTLLEQYKEEKVPLSAVLSVLNCWIARFQSDYLKQQTYFEPYPLELVEISDSGKGRAYS from the coding sequence ATGCGGCAATTCCCTACACCGAAAGTCGTTGTCAGTCGTTGTCTTGAATTTGCAGAAGTCCGTTATAATGGAGCCGTGATTCCAGACAAGGCCGTACAGCGTATGCAGTCCCATGTGGAATTTATACCCGTTTGTCCAGAGGTTGAAATCGGGCTGGGTGTACCACGTGAAGTCATTCGTATTGTGGATGGCGAAGAAGAACAACTCGTGCAGCCAAAAACAGGGGAGAACCTTACGGATGCAATGAGAGAGTTCTCTGAAGGGTTTCTGGACCATTTGGACGATGTGGATGGTTTTTTATTGAAAAACCGCTCACCCACGTGCGGCATGCATGATGTGAAAGTTTATCATAGTGAAGGGAACTCTCAAGTGGTCGGGAAGACATCGGGTTTTTTTGCTAAAGAAATCCTTGATCGCCATGGAGGACTTGCCATCGAAGAAGAAGGAAGACTGAAAAACTTTACGTTGAGGCACCATTTTTTAACGAAGCTGTTTACTTTAGCTGACTTCCGCGAGGTGAAGAAGGAACAGGGAATGAAGGGCTTGCAGCAATTTCATGCCCGTAACAAATATCTATTCATGGCTTATCATCCTGGTACGCTAAAGAAAATGGGGCAAACAGTCGCGAATCATGATCATCTTGATTTCGAACAAGTCATAGAAAGCTATGAACCCTTGCTTCATGAACTTATGGAAAGCCCAGCAAAACCGAGTGCTCATGTGAACGTATGTCAGCATATTGCAGGATACTTCAAAAAGGATTTGTCTAAAGAGGAAAAAGAAAGCTTTCAAACCCTCTTGGAACAATACAAAGAAGAGAAAGTTCCTTTGAGTGCTGTGCTGAGTGTGTTGAATTGTTGGATCGCTCGTTTCCAAAGTGATTACCTCAAGCAGCAGACCTATTTTGAACCCTATCCGCTGGAGCTTGTAGAAATATCGGATTCAGGAAAGGGGAGGGCCTATTCCTGA
- a CDS encoding fructosamine kinase family protein — translation MELFIRETLEKVNDTSTVRSIKPISGGDINQSFYVETDRRPYFIKFNENVASHFFQAEAEGLRLIKETGAIRVPDVYHYDCPDGDEKASLVMEWIEKGSLNASHSLGKSLAHMHHHTSEKYGYGKPTFVGELDQTNEWCTAWTEYYRRYRLGGQLEIGMAEGTISGLREERLKRLMDRIEEFIPRKPKASLLHGDLWGGNWMSTRDGEPVLIDPSVLYGDHAFELALTELFGGFPSNFFDQYNTYFQLPDDYQDTKPIYQLFYLLAHLNMFGEMYGSQVDRILKNYVG, via the coding sequence ATGGAACTTTTCATACGTGAGACATTAGAAAAAGTCAATGACACCTCGACTGTACGTTCCATCAAACCCATAAGCGGAGGAGACATCAATCAATCGTTTTATGTAGAAACAGACCGGCGTCCTTATTTCATAAAATTCAACGAAAATGTCGCGAGCCACTTTTTCCAGGCAGAAGCAGAGGGCTTACGCCTAATCAAGGAAACGGGAGCTATCCGAGTGCCTGACGTCTATCATTACGATTGCCCTGATGGTGATGAAAAAGCCTCGCTTGTCATGGAATGGATCGAAAAAGGTTCATTAAATGCTTCCCACTCTCTCGGAAAGAGTTTAGCTCATATGCATCATCATACATCGGAGAAATACGGTTATGGAAAGCCGACATTTGTGGGTGAACTGGATCAAACAAATGAGTGGTGCACAGCTTGGACAGAGTATTACCGCCGTTACCGTTTAGGAGGACAGTTGGAAATTGGAATGGCAGAAGGTACGATTTCAGGTCTCCGCGAAGAACGGTTGAAAAGACTGATGGACCGGATCGAAGAATTTATTCCACGAAAACCAAAAGCCTCTCTCCTGCACGGTGATTTATGGGGCGGGAATTGGATGAGCACCCGTGACGGTGAACCAGTTTTAATCGACCCGTCCGTCCTTTACGGAGACCATGCGTTTGAACTTGCCTTGACCGAACTGTTTGGAGGGTTCCCATCAAACTTCTTCGATCAGTACAACACATATTTTCAGCTTCCCGATGACTATCAAGATACCAAACCCATCTACCAGCTTTTCTATTTGCTCGCGCACCTTAATATGTTTGGTGAAATGTATGGTTCACAGGTGGACCGGATTTTGAAGAACTATGTCGGATGA
- a CDS encoding GNAT family N-acetyltransferase: MHIRELEVKELHTVAEWLFKVNEQDHHYVAWMASEQNEIFEQIWTLTQFKEPLAYVAWEGEEIVGFLGILPFFEQKLCRLLGPFATKDKEEVIERLWDKASLTAQLHFDVVKVACFSANQALVSFTERHQFQMYNVERTLAVHKSSYEANETKNTSIVGLSHEDYEALDHIHPSAAYYTTKEMLHLSGDEGNYLWGCQQNGNLIGYIYFETIISGHEGEICFVNVAADYRSSGVGSELIHHALQYAFFALELDVVTISVRTENQQAEALYKQFGFQEIHTIYAYQKEMKPEPPLTTTIH; this comes from the coding sequence ATGCATATTCGTGAATTGGAAGTAAAAGAGTTACATACCGTTGCCGAATGGTTGTTCAAAGTGAACGAACAAGATCACCATTACGTTGCCTGGATGGCTTCAGAACAAAACGAAATATTCGAACAGATCTGGACGTTGACCCAGTTCAAAGAACCCCTTGCCTATGTGGCCTGGGAAGGAGAAGAGATCGTCGGTTTTCTTGGTATCCTGCCTTTCTTTGAACAGAAATTATGCCGCCTGTTAGGACCGTTCGCTACCAAGGACAAAGAAGAGGTCATCGAGCGTTTATGGGACAAAGCTTCTTTAACGGCACAGCTGCACTTTGATGTTGTGAAGGTTGCCTGTTTCTCTGCAAATCAAGCACTCGTTTCCTTTACAGAGAGACATCAGTTTCAGATGTACAATGTAGAACGGACGTTAGCTGTCCATAAATCGTCATATGAAGCCAATGAAACCAAGAATACCTCAATCGTCGGGCTTAGCCATGAAGACTATGAGGCTTTAGATCATATCCACCCTTCAGCTGCTTACTACACGACCAAGGAAATGCTGCATCTGTCCGGGGATGAGGGCAATTACCTCTGGGGCTGCCAGCAAAACGGAAATCTGATCGGATACATTTACTTCGAAACCATCATTTCCGGTCATGAAGGGGAAATTTGCTTTGTGAATGTAGCCGCTGACTACCGAAGCAGCGGTGTCGGTTCAGAACTCATTCATCATGCGTTACAGTATGCGTTCTTTGCCCTCGAATTGGATGTTGTCACAATTTCGGTCAGAACAGAGAACCAGCAGGCAGAAGCCTTATATAAACAATTCGGATTTCAAGAAATTCATACCATCTATGCGTATCAAAAAGAAATGAAACCAGAACCGCCACTTACCACAACTATCCATTAA
- a CDS encoding choice-of-anchor J domain-containing protein: MKNKKLTALLSAGALTLSLLSPAAVTEVSASKVQENWNVERYSEKIDIDGQLQRLDQSESFQREAKQTIKENASKVNFDGEEAAASNGQADANFTYDGGTKQFLNRDLKFKSFTQRAVGENVEVWVANDLSFPEGDPRDPHIVNQEQVDQLAAEFDANMYPVATDFFGKPDSLDGTNAQLEELGIVPEGYYEGDGDNVILLIDNVKDDNYADPSYPFFVAGFFWQTLENYMDRNIVTIDSRDWDKRLESTFFGTTIHELQHLIHSDNDGDETSWVNEGMSTFSEYLGGYGLDSGSINFLLDHPENSLTSWDEHVSAETGPETIADYGLVQLFTLYNYERFGQEFIRYVATNELNSIESYQQAYDEFGLNVTFNEVYQDFSTALVVDDPKFKGGKYGFENIDLRDLPVEDGETRGKTVNFEKAKDYEKEGVPAWGTDFKEFNFAPGQNVESFKFNGVDFEGNTWESVSDPLGSDNEVLSAGTGDELDNNLIFKADLTDVENATLNFDHFVDIEESWDYGVVQVSTDNGQTWTSLENENTRSDVVDEGYPKIKENVPGFTGHFEDYQSETFDLSEYAGQEVHISFRYLTDWGYNDTGWFIDNIEVPEVGISYDGSTKEPFMSKAELLGNYVDYGVTFIKEKNNGKYQVVEVDPFNVTEEDALELQQVFRPGKTYMTTYYAAPQDSLNPVEFEYEVDYKENGPEKNK, from the coding sequence TTGAAGAATAAGAAACTAACAGCTTTACTGTCAGCGGGTGCTTTGACCCTGTCATTGCTCTCTCCAGCTGCAGTGACAGAAGTAAGCGCAAGCAAAGTACAGGAAAATTGGAATGTCGAACGGTATAGTGAAAAAATAGATATTGATGGTCAATTGCAGCGCTTGGACCAAAGCGAAAGCTTCCAGCGAGAAGCGAAGCAAACGATTAAAGAAAATGCTTCGAAAGTGAATTTTGACGGTGAAGAGGCCGCTGCTTCTAATGGACAAGCCGATGCCAATTTCACTTACGATGGTGGAACGAAACAATTCCTTAATCGTGATTTGAAATTTAAGTCCTTCACTCAAAGAGCTGTTGGGGAAAACGTGGAGGTTTGGGTAGCTAATGATTTATCTTTCCCTGAAGGCGATCCTCGTGATCCGCATATAGTGAATCAGGAACAAGTCGATCAATTAGCTGCAGAATTTGATGCCAACATGTACCCCGTAGCCACGGATTTCTTCGGTAAGCCTGACTCACTGGACGGAACGAATGCTCAACTGGAGGAACTCGGAATAGTGCCTGAAGGTTACTATGAAGGGGATGGAGATAACGTAATTCTCCTTATCGATAACGTAAAGGATGATAACTACGCTGATCCTTCTTATCCATTCTTTGTCGCAGGCTTCTTCTGGCAAACATTAGAAAACTATATGGATCGTAATATCGTGACTATTGATTCAAGAGATTGGGATAAACGTCTGGAAAGCACATTCTTTGGAACGACGATCCATGAATTGCAGCACTTGATTCACTCAGATAACGACGGAGATGAAACATCCTGGGTTAATGAAGGAATGTCCACTTTCTCTGAATACTTAGGTGGATACGGACTGGATTCCGGATCTATCAACTTCCTTCTTGATCACCCTGAAAACTCGTTGACAAGCTGGGACGAGCATGTATCTGCTGAAACGGGACCGGAGACGATTGCTGACTATGGTTTAGTACAATTATTCACTCTTTATAACTATGAAAGGTTCGGCCAAGAGTTCATCCGCTATGTGGCGACTAATGAATTGAACAGTATTGAAAGCTATCAACAAGCGTATGACGAGTTCGGCTTGAACGTTACATTCAATGAAGTTTACCAAGACTTCTCCACAGCTTTAGTTGTGGATGATCCAAAATTCAAAGGCGGAAAGTACGGTTTTGAAAACATCGATCTGCGCGACCTTCCTGTCGAAGATGGCGAAACACGCGGGAAAACCGTCAATTTTGAAAAAGCGAAAGACTATGAAAAAGAGGGTGTCCCTGCCTGGGGTACAGACTTTAAAGAGTTCAACTTCGCACCTGGACAAAACGTAGAGTCCTTCAAGTTTAATGGTGTAGATTTTGAAGGTAACACGTGGGAAAGCGTATCGGATCCTTTAGGAAGCGATAACGAAGTGCTTTCTGCCGGCACCGGAGACGAGTTGGACAACAATTTGATTTTCAAAGCGGACTTAACAGATGTTGAAAATGCAACATTGAACTTCGACCACTTTGTGGACATCGAAGAGAGCTGGGACTATGGTGTCGTTCAAGTCTCCACAGACAATGGACAGACATGGACATCCCTTGAAAACGAAAACACTCGTTCAGATGTCGTGGACGAAGGGTATCCGAAGATTAAAGAAAATGTTCCTGGTTTCACAGGACACTTTGAAGATTACCAGTCAGAGACATTCGATCTTTCTGAGTATGCAGGACAGGAAGTCCACATCTCATTCCGTTACTTGACGGACTGGGGTTACAATGACACCGGATGGTTCATCGATAACATCGAAGTTCCGGAAGTCGGGATTAGCTATGATGGCAGTACAAAAGAACCGTTCATGTCTAAAGCGGAACTTCTAGGAAATTATGTTGACTATGGGGTTACGTTCATTAAAGAGAAGAACAACGGAAAGTATCAAGTGGTTGAAGTCGACCCATTCAATGTTACGGAAGAAGATGCGTTAGAGCTTCAACAAGTGTTCCGCCCTGGTAAGACGTACATGACGACTTATTATGCGGCTCCACAGGATAGCTTGAACCCTGTTGAATTTGAATATGAAGTGGACTACAAAGAAAACGGTCCGGAAAAGAATAAGTAA